The following coding sequences lie in one Populus trichocarpa isolate Nisqually-1 chromosome 14, P.trichocarpa_v4.1, whole genome shotgun sequence genomic window:
- the LOC18105302 gene encoding uncharacterized protein LOC18105302 — protein sequence MENLKVFVFTFFAVLLLLVFDVNGQLPQPQRPLCVSQLALVNYACGTLLPAPPATSLPSATAALPADDDNNHGHRHGHGHRHRNGHRLGGRHGHNHGGRLEQNCCRWLSDVDPECVCELLVRLPPFLSKPHHEYTVKINDSCSVSYSC from the coding sequence ATGGAGAATCTCAAGGTTTTTGTGTTTACATTCTTCGCAGTATTGTTGTTGCTTGTGTTCGATGTTAATGGCCAGCTACCTCAACCTCAACGCCCCCTCTGCGTCTCTCAACTTGCTCTGGTGAACTATGCTTGCGGAACTCTACTTCCAGCACCACCAGCTACCTCCCTGCCCTCCGCTACTGCTGCCTTACCTGCAGATGACGACAACAACCACGGGCATAGGCACGGGCATGGCCACAGACACAGGAACGGGCATCGGCTCGGAGGCCGCCACGGGCATAACCACGGAGGAAGGCTAGAACAAAATTGTTGTCGGTGGCTGAGTGATGTGGATCCTGAATGTGTGTGTGAATTGCTGGTTCGCTTGCCACCCTTCCTTTCAAAGCCTCATCATGAATACACCGTCAAGATTAATGACTCTTGCAGTGTTTCTTACTCTTGTTAA